In a single window of the Gossypium hirsutum isolate 1008001.06 chromosome A13, Gossypium_hirsutum_v2.1, whole genome shotgun sequence genome:
- the LOC107950996 gene encoding F-box/kelch-repeat protein At1g16250 — protein MESAQEALLPGLPDDLALRCLARLSHGYHGALESVSNRWKDLVRSPEYANYKANQGWCGDWLFVVTERSNNQWIAYDREADRWHPLPKIPTDHDGLQHFGFSCVCVHNRLLVIGGSHAPRDTAYPRQTPVITNAVIQFDPYKKQWTRLSSMQTPRSHFACCVMSGKVYVAGGRNLSYPRGLSLAEVYDPLSDRWDDMPEMPNPQMDCLGISYKGKFHVLSDQVGLAEQNPSEIFDPSNKTWCTVNDIWPFSRAMQFAVQVMGDDQVYTVVDWGESLVKTRDSLRGEWYNVGAVPPVHLPDHSRELEAFGYGFAALRHELYVLGGKVLKWEDSGAGRFDVVRLAGVRVCDPLRRPLNWREIRPMCSPAGGSILGCASMEEKYTP, from the exons AT GGAATCTGCTCAGGAAGCTCTTCTTCCTGGATTGCCGGATGATTTGGCTTTGAGATGTCTAGCCAGGTTGTCACATGGTTACCATGGGGCGCTTGAATCTGTCTCAAACAGGTGGAAAGATTTGGTTCGCAGCCCCGAGTATGCAAATTATAAAGCTAACCAAGGATGGTGTGGGGATTGGTTATTTGTTGTGACCGAACGTTCCAATAATCAGTGGATTGCCTATGATCGTGAAGCCGATAGATGGCATCCTTTGCCAAAGATTCCAACTGACCATGATGGCTTACAGCATTTTGGATTTTCATGTGTGTGTGTCCACAATAGGCTCCTTGTGATCGGTGGCTCCCATGCTCCACGTGATACTGCTTATCCGCGTCAAACCCCTGTGATAACAAATGCTGTTATACAGTTTGATCCTTATAAGAAACAGTGGACCAGATTATCGAGTATGCAAACACCAAGATCTCACTTTGCATGCTGTGTTATGTCAGGGAAAGTTTATGTCGCTGGTGGGCGCAACTTATCTTATCCCCGAGGGCTTTCTCTTGCTGAAGTTTATGATCCGCTAAGTGATCG GTGGGACGATATGCCAGAAATGCCGAACCCACAAATGGACTGCCTAGGTATATCATATAAAGGCAAATTTCATGTTTTGAGTGACCAGGTAGGCTTGGCAGAGCAGAACCCATCCGAAATTTTCGATCCATCAAATAAAACATGGTGCACAGTCAATGACATATGGCCTTTTTCGAGGGCAATGCAATTTGCAGTTCAAGTGATGGGGGATGATCAAGTTTATACCGTGGTGGATTGGGGGGAGAGCTTAGTTAAAACTAGAGATTCTTTAAGAGGAGAGTGGTACAATGTTGGTGCTGTTCCTCCGGTTCATCTTCCTGATCACTCTCGAGAACTTGAGGCCTTTGGTTACGGTTTTGCTGCACTAAGACATGAATTATATGTTCTTGGAGGAAAGGTTCTCAAGTGGGAAGATTCAGGGGCTGGGAGGTTTGATGTGGTGAGGTTAGCTGGGGTGAGAGTTTGTGATCCGTTACGGAGGCCATTAAACTGGAGGGAAATCCGGCCAATGTGTAGTCCAGCTGGTGGTTCGATCCTAGGCTGTGCCTCCATGGAGGAAAAATACACTCCTTGA
- the LOC107952166 gene encoding protein PXR1, whose amino-acid sequence MEPSGENEEKAKSVETEEKKVEDKEEEKEKDKEVKEKEEKEKEKEKDKEVKGDEEKGKEKEKKKKKKKDKAGKEKEKKKKKKKDKEVEEGEEGKSEEKKKKRRKKKKNKGSSSSSSSSSSSSSSSSSSSSSSSSDSDSDKKKKRKEKKKKKQEKEDDKELKEDEHKEKKDDETKEKKKKKKKDKDHEEGEGKGKVKDLSKLNQMLERTNKRLEILIARKADIEMRIKEAEEKKCSEAVAAAAAATATAKAVVEEQITEATL is encoded by the coding sequence ATGGAGCCGAGCGGTGAGAATGAAGAGAAGGCGAAATCGGTAGAGACAGAAGAGAAGAAGGTCGAGGACAAAGAAGAGGAGAAGGAGAAGGATAAAGAGGTTAAGGAAAAAGAAGAGAAggagaaggaaaaggaaaaggataAAGAGGTTAAGGGAGACGAAGAGaaagggaaagagaaagaaaagaaaaagaagaagaagaaagacaaAGCtgggaaagagaaagagaaaaagaaaaagaagaaaaaggataAAGAGGTAGAAGAAGGTGAAGAAGGAAAATccgaagagaaaaaaaagaagaggagaaagaagaagaagaataaaggTTCTTCTTCCTCATCGTCGTCATCgtcatcttcttcttcctcgtcatcatcttcatcttcttcgtcgtcttctgactcggattcagataagaaaaagaaaagaaaagagaaaaagaaaaagaagcaagAGAAGGAAGACGATAAAGAGCTGAAAGAAGATGAACACAAAGAGAAGAAAGATGACGAgacaaaagagaaaaagaagaaaaagaagaaggatAAAGATCATGAAGAAGGTGAGGGAAAAGGCAAAGTCAAAGATCTTAGCAAGCTAAATCAAATGCTAGAGAGAACTAATAAGAGATTAGAAATCCTTATTGCAAGAAAGGCTGACATCGAAATGCGGATTAAAGAAGCCGAGGAGAAAAAGTGCAGTGAAGCTGTTGCTGCTGCAGCTGCAGCCACAGCCACAGCCAAAGCTGTAGTCGAGGAACAGATCACCGAAGCCACACTCTGA